The Caldanaerobius fijiensis DSM 17918 genome includes a region encoding these proteins:
- the cas3 gene encoding CRISPR-associated helicase Cas3', translating to MDIAKRHEYNDRVFFQTLKGHTVDGLVILKRYFDSNEMTVREFCRKWDVDYNRFVQNTFEIVLFHDTGKLIKEFQENIRMGKSSKDYPHPLISVYIVMMLQEAGMDILRPLDDKYCPFPDEEFMALCQILSHHTQLYQGIYENVSNVPHLLYDEINRFLDDIPEIIRLSGFEGITIKPVHVRSEPIPKDFIDEFRHIKNQWVDFCRNMKAKDKVRLKAVYSYMYSLLQLCDDYSSAYFSEYVEEHNPDWDITGPILSYDAAGKYVIPYPEIDKNAITGGRDPRDFQKRLGDVGPYVMLLAPCGRGKTEGALYWAENMRKQRFINRLIFAMPTQITSNAMAERLKMIYGEEKVGVYHGKSLLYYQEQLKGVSDEDDIKLIELAEERNFMSKVFLKPIMVTTIDHLVFSFIHGFSQADFTLGNVQTACIVFDEVHYYEKDTLRHLVSLFSLLREMKIPHLLMSGTFPEFLQKNLEENAALEGKSYEIVIDGEGLKYQPFIVKKHDDCIVNKLENDFAINDNIIEEIRSNYHKGIRQYIILNTVRKAQEVYKRLKDVIEPSDNLVLYHSRFTGHDRSKKNKALLQDRDKRPYVLVSTQAIEISLDISCDVMFTELAPADAIGQRGGRLNRGAKHYLKDNLQCILHLYNTDTMRPYVNSKKDEDVKVVLERTYAGFTDKPYTYADIKAICDMAYRDFKLDYTDFLAFFYDGTLFGYSYKEITREGAGEEGNVFKLRSDDYIMIDAYPLDVVGDNVENCRDYENIVKVPYWWYVSAKDNLFKNLEDKYHKYLICKLPYSFEIGFDESKLKEVIPDYGAFL from the coding sequence ATGGATATAGCCAAAAGGCATGAATATAATGATAGGGTGTTTTTCCAGACGCTAAAAGGCCACACAGTAGATGGACTGGTGATATTAAAGAGATATTTTGATTCCAATGAAATGACAGTACGGGAATTTTGCCGAAAGTGGGATGTGGACTATAATAGATTTGTCCAGAATACCTTTGAAATAGTGTTGTTTCACGATACGGGGAAATTGATAAAAGAGTTTCAGGAGAATATAAGGATGGGGAAATCGTCAAAAGATTATCCCCATCCCCTTATATCCGTGTATATAGTTATGATGTTACAGGAAGCTGGGATGGATATACTTAGGCCTCTTGACGACAAGTATTGTCCTTTTCCAGACGAAGAGTTTATGGCATTGTGCCAGATTTTATCTCATCATACCCAGCTTTACCAGGGAATTTACGAAAATGTCTCTAATGTACCCCATCTCCTTTATGACGAAATAAACAGGTTTTTAGATGATATTCCTGAAATTATTAGATTGAGTGGATTTGAAGGGATAACCATAAAACCTGTTCATGTAAGGAGTGAACCTATTCCAAAAGATTTTATAGATGAATTTCGGCACATAAAGAACCAGTGGGTTGATTTTTGCAGGAATATGAAAGCTAAGGATAAAGTAAGATTAAAAGCCGTATATAGCTACATGTATTCGCTCTTGCAGCTATGCGATGATTACTCCAGCGCCTATTTTTCAGAATATGTTGAGGAACATAATCCTGATTGGGACATAACTGGTCCCATATTAAGCTATGATGCTGCCGGTAAGTATGTCATTCCATATCCGGAAATCGATAAAAACGCTATAACTGGTGGACGAGATCCAAGGGATTTTCAGAAACGGTTGGGTGATGTTGGTCCTTATGTGATGCTGCTGGCGCCATGTGGAAGGGGAAAGACTGAAGGGGCATTATATTGGGCTGAAAACATGAGAAAACAGCGGTTTATCAATAGGCTTATTTTTGCCATGCCTACCCAGATAACCAGCAACGCCATGGCAGAGAGGTTGAAGATGATTTATGGTGAGGAAAAGGTGGGTGTATACCACGGCAAGAGCCTTTTGTATTATCAGGAGCAATTAAAAGGAGTAAGTGATGAAGATGATATAAAGCTTATAGAGCTGGCTGAAGAACGGAACTTTATGTCAAAAGTCTTTTTAAAACCCATCATGGTTACGACTATTGATCATTTAGTTTTTTCCTTTATACATGGTTTTAGCCAGGCTGATTTTACTCTGGGTAATGTACAAACAGCGTGTATAGTTTTTGATGAAGTTCATTATTATGAGAAGGATACTTTGAGGCATCTCGTCAGCTTGTTTTCGTTGTTACGGGAAATGAAAATACCCCATCTCCTTATGAGTGGTACCTTTCCGGAGTTTCTCCAAAAAAATTTGGAAGAGAATGCCGCGTTAGAAGGAAAAAGCTATGAGATCGTGATAGATGGTGAGGGTCTCAAATATCAGCCTTTTATTGTGAAAAAACACGATGATTGTATAGTGAACAAATTAGAAAACGACTTTGCTATAAATGACAATATAATAGAAGAGATCAGGAGCAATTACCACAAAGGTATAAGGCAGTACATAATCTTAAATACTGTGAGAAAGGCTCAGGAGGTATATAAGAGGTTAAAGGACGTAATAGAGCCATCAGATAATCTAGTATTATATCATTCGCGATTTACAGGCCATGATAGGTCAAAAAAGAATAAAGCCTTGTTACAAGACAGGGATAAAAGGCCGTATGTCCTTGTAAGCACCCAGGCAATCGAAATAAGCCTTGATATATCTTGCGATGTTATGTTTACCGAGCTGGCACCTGCTGATGCCATAGGCCAGAGGGGCGGTAGGTTGAACAGAGGTGCAAAGCATTACTTAAAAGATAATCTGCAGTGTATTTTACATCTATACAATACTGATACGATGAGACCTTATGTCAATTCAAAAAAGGATGAAGATGTGAAGGTGGTGTTAGAAAGGACGTACGCTGGTTTTACAGATAAACCGTATACTTATGCTGATATTAAAGCTATATGCGATATGGCTTACAGAGATTTTAAGCTGGATTATACAGATTTTCTAGCATTCTTTTACGATGGGACTTTGTTCGGCTATAGTTATAAAGAGATTACCCGGGAAGGGGCGGGAGAGGAAGGAAATGTATTTAAGCTTCGAAGCGATGATTATATAATGATCGACGCATATCCATTAGATGTGGTAGGAGATAATGTGGAGAATTGCAGAGATTATGAAAACATTGTTAAAGTGCCGTACTGGTGGTATGTGTCAGCAAAAGATAATTTGTTCAAAAATCTGGAGGATAAATACCATAAATATTTGATATGCAAATTGCCATATTCATTTGAAATAGGGTTTGATGAGTCTAAGCTGAAGGAAGTGATACCTGATTATGGGGCTTTTCTCTAA
- the cas5 gene encoding CRISPR-associated protein Cas5, producing the protein MNGLMFKMSAPYFAAFRKPTSNSSLSTFPVPPFTTIRGMISNAMGLRRDDFTLQDIMEIGVAPVYIERPVKEKALMLKTVNNPKDNIKAFWTSPFWRDFMVMPEYKIYIKAEDALIDEIYEALINPARPLYIGQSDDMVVIEDLEKTDVVKGQSDTVNSIIEGLCDGCELVKLLYKFRDKDTLIYTPTISVPYELPYKLNKVIEGYYFKNDFVQLF; encoded by the coding sequence ATGAATGGCCTGATGTTTAAAATGTCAGCTCCTTACTTTGCGGCATTCAGAAAGCCTACCTCCAATAGCTCTTTGAGCACGTTTCCTGTACCGCCGTTTACTACTATAAGGGGCATGATATCCAATGCGATGGGTTTGAGAAGGGATGATTTTACTTTGCAGGATATAATGGAGATAGGCGTCGCACCTGTTTATATAGAAAGGCCTGTAAAGGAAAAAGCGCTTATGTTGAAAACGGTTAATAACCCCAAAGATAACATAAAAGCTTTCTGGACTTCGCCGTTCTGGAGAGATTTCATGGTCATGCCTGAATACAAAATATACATAAAAGCAGAGGACGCTTTAATAGATGAAATATATGAAGCACTTATAAACCCTGCAAGGCCGCTTTATATAGGCCAATCGGACGATATGGTCGTGATTGAAGATCTAGAGAAAACCGATGTAGTCAAAGGCCAATCTGACACTGTAAATTCCATTATAGAGGGCCTTTGTGACGGCTGTGAACTGGTAAAGTTGCTCTATAAATTTCGGGACAAAGATACGTTGATTTACACGCCTACAATATCTGTGCCTTATGAATTACCGTATAAGCTAAATAAAGTTATAGAGGGTTATTACTTTAAAAATGATTTTGTTCAGCTGTTTTGA
- the cas7i gene encoding type I-B CRISPR-associated protein Cas7/Cst2/DevR, with protein MDMKCIEMTWLSKTSLTNLNSGEGESNLIDVKKYKWKGEEYPYVSGQAMRFYMKEAIRRLTDFSSSCIPNDKGESCGDVSSCELCDLFGYMSTIEKKESKKGGAKIRVSPVKVAPAMGLLPFDENSTIDFLTRKKRSSTDSGDLKGDIVNVEMGLNIYRSGISIDVYKIGREEVINEDNGRRTIELKDLVPADERLKRIIHVLDAVKNMSDYSKQARLLTDFTPDFILCSLQPNYNHRLQKAIEIDERQNLNTDRLKEILIQLKEDGSYIVAGAISGIVNNLDEVKEVLSELGIELKLPGEAINALKEKIR; from the coding sequence ATGGATATGAAGTGCATTGAAATGACATGGTTAAGTAAGACATCCCTTACAAATCTTAACTCAGGAGAAGGGGAAAGCAATCTCATTGATGTGAAGAAGTACAAGTGGAAGGGCGAGGAATACCCTTATGTCAGCGGGCAGGCCATGAGGTTTTACATGAAGGAGGCTATAAGGCGCCTTACGGATTTCAGTAGTTCGTGTATACCCAATGATAAAGGTGAAAGTTGCGGCGATGTAAGTTCATGCGAACTGTGTGACCTTTTTGGATACATGAGTACCATTGAGAAAAAAGAGTCTAAAAAGGGCGGCGCAAAGATCAGGGTATCGCCGGTGAAAGTGGCTCCTGCTATGGGGTTGCTTCCTTTTGATGAGAACAGCACTATTGACTTTCTGACAAGGAAGAAGAGATCTTCTACAGATAGCGGCGATCTCAAAGGAGATATAGTCAATGTGGAGATGGGACTAAACATATATAGGAGTGGTATATCCATAGATGTTTATAAGATAGGGAGAGAAGAGGTAATAAATGAGGATAATGGCCGCAGGACAATAGAGTTAAAAGACTTGGTACCCGCTGATGAAAGGTTAAAGCGAATTATACATGTATTGGATGCGGTGAAAAATATGAGTGACTATTCTAAACAAGCTCGACTATTGACGGATTTCACTCCGGACTTTATATTGTGTTCCCTTCAGCCCAACTATAATCATAGGCTTCAGAAGGCAATCGAAATAGATGAAAGGCAAAATTTAAATACAGATAGGCTAAAAGAGATATTGATTCAGTTGAAAGAGGATGGATCTTATATAGTCGCTGGAGCCATATCGGGTATTGTGAATAATTTAGATGAGGTGAAAGAGGTATTAAGTGAGCTGGGTATTGAGTTGAAATTACCAGGTGAGGCAATAAATGCATTAAAAGAAAAGATAAGGTGA
- the cas2 gene encoding CRISPR-associated endonuclease Cas2 produces the protein MYVIAVYDVEEKRVAKMLKLFRQYLNWIQNSVFEGELTEAQLLKLENSIKKIIDSETDSVIIFKFRDQKWADKKIIGKEKNSTSNFI, from the coding sequence ATGTATGTGATAGCGGTATATGATGTAGAGGAAAAAAGGGTTGCAAAGATGTTAAAACTTTTCAGACAGTATCTAAACTGGATTCAAAATTCGGTTTTTGAGGGAGAGCTGACAGAAGCGCAGCTTCTGAAATTAGAAAATTCTATAAAAAAGATAATAGATTCCGAAACTGACTCGGTGATAATATTTAAATTCAGGGATCAAAAATGGGCTGATAAAAAAATTATAGGTAAAGAAAAAAATTCTACGTCAAATTTTATATAG
- the cas6 gene encoding CRISPR-associated endoribonuclease Cas6, protein MRVKICFRPENEMEIIDINYNYYITAMIYNLLSKSNKAFTDKLHDEGYRLGSRHFKLFTFSQLKVKKYIVEESKIKIMDDALLYIGSPRLDFLYYLSDTLLKAERVKIGGGFFIVDHVDLLKDVRFSREERFYCLSPITTSTMEVIGNVKKERNVDIRDSKFVDNLKNNLIRKYYLLHNRLPEDMNIDIQFDKEYLNNTRGKLIWFKNVAVKAYSAPFTIKADPEIIKVAYECGLGDKNSAGFGMIEIDRKNRVGLENVCDSGI, encoded by the coding sequence ATGCGCGTAAAGATATGTTTTAGACCGGAAAATGAAATGGAGATTATTGATATTAACTACAACTATTATATAACAGCAATGATATATAATTTATTGTCAAAGTCGAATAAGGCATTTACAGACAAATTGCACGATGAGGGTTATAGATTGGGCTCTAGGCACTTTAAGTTGTTTACTTTTTCCCAGCTCAAAGTAAAGAAATACATCGTGGAGGAATCGAAAATAAAAATCATGGATGATGCTTTGCTATATATAGGATCTCCAAGGCTTGATTTTTTGTATTATTTGTCTGATACCCTTCTTAAAGCAGAAAGAGTTAAAATTGGCGGTGGCTTTTTTATTGTCGATCATGTGGATCTGCTAAAAGATGTAAGGTTTTCAAGAGAGGAGAGATTTTACTGCCTCTCTCCAATAACGACCTCGACTATGGAAGTCATAGGCAATGTAAAAAAGGAGAGAAATGTGGATATAAGGGACAGCAAATTTGTTGACAATTTAAAGAACAACCTTATAAGAAAGTACTATCTGTTGCACAATCGGCTTCCTGAAGATATGAATATAGACATACAGTTTGACAAAGAGTATTTAAACAATACAAGAGGAAAATTGATATGGTTTAAAAACGTGGCCGTAAAGGCTTATTCTGCGCCTTTTACTATAAAGGCGGATCCTGAGATTATAAAAGTGGCTTATGAATGTGGACTGGGAGATAAAAATAGCGCTGGTTTTGGCATGATTGAAATAGACAGAAAAAATAGAGTGGGATTGGAGAATGTATGTGATAGCGGTATATGA
- the csx2 gene encoding TIGR02221 family CRISPR-associated protein, which yields MKNIMISLIGRGRKPDGGKGYIKTRYSFDNGEYISDETAFFGSALYRYLVGRGYNIDKWIVFGTNTSTWSEIIEAINSVQQEKLEEMYYKVLAEEENGITDTTLKQWERDISKFLHVNLVAVDPLDYKAYINELLNIITIGDEYKIFFDMTHAFRHMSTVLSFSLMYLKYLRDIKSIEVYYGALDMTKDVVKPVLKIDFINELFSLSTSFDLYKNSGYFPEILRDLGISNRENTYFKLELNRNPRNELKEITKELEKIEGSDNYKRETAFCIKNQLSRLYELKYLDERMVERARFFFDKKQYLKALVLLYEALIILAGRIYQIPDKQNYEKREEIRRRIKEEIRGIRDRKFIKTERVGEVFNLLEYTRNAAVHGSDPQGTQEYLEQRSYFESLFNEALDIYHEIDNSIS from the coding sequence ATGAAAAACATAATGATCTCTTTAATTGGGCGTGGGAGAAAACCAGATGGTGGTAAAGGATATATAAAAACGAGATACAGTTTTGATAATGGTGAATATATAAGCGATGAAACAGCTTTTTTTGGTTCAGCATTATATAGATACTTGGTAGGTAGAGGTTATAATATTGACAAGTGGATTGTATTCGGTACAAACACCTCAACTTGGTCTGAAATTATTGAAGCAATAAATAGCGTTCAACAGGAAAAATTAGAAGAGATGTATTACAAAGTTTTAGCCGAGGAGGAAAATGGAATAACTGACACAACGTTGAAACAATGGGAACGCGATATAAGCAAATTTTTACATGTAAATCTTGTCGCTGTAGATCCTTTAGATTATAAGGCCTATATCAACGAGCTGTTAAATATTATAACTATCGGAGATGAATACAAAATCTTTTTTGACATGACTCATGCTTTTAGACATATGTCTACTGTTTTATCTTTCTCACTGATGTACTTAAAATACCTTCGAGATATTAAAAGCATTGAAGTGTACTATGGGGCTCTGGATATGACAAAAGACGTCGTTAAACCTGTTTTAAAAATTGACTTCATAAATGAACTATTCTCCTTGTCTACATCCTTTGACCTGTATAAAAATTCAGGGTATTTCCCTGAAATATTAAGAGATCTTGGAATTTCAAACAGAGAAAATACATATTTCAAGCTGGAATTAAATAGAAATCCAAGAAATGAGCTGAAAGAAATAACAAAAGAATTAGAGAAAATAGAAGGAAGCGATAACTACAAAAGGGAAACAGCGTTTTGTATAAAAAATCAACTTAGTAGGTTATATGAGTTAAAGTATTTAGACGAAAGGATGGTAGAGAGGGCGAGATTTTTCTTTGACAAAAAGCAGTATTTAAAAGCACTGGTATTGCTTTATGAAGCTCTAATTATTCTGGCCGGAAGGATATATCAGATTCCCGATAAACAAAATTATGAGAAAAGGGAAGAGATCAGAAGAAGGATAAAAGAAGAAATAAGAGGTATTAGAGATAGAAAATTTATTAAAACAGAGAGAGTGGGAGAGGTCTTTAACCTTTTAGAGTATACAAGAAATGCAGCGGTACATGGCTCTGATCCACAAGGTACTCAGGAATATTTAGAGCAGCGTTCGTATTTCGAAAGTTTGTTTAATGAGGCGCTGGACATTTATCACGAGATAGACAACAGTATTAGTTAA
- the csx20 gene encoding CRISPR-associated protein Csx20 — translation MIKFFSFLGTNRYIPCNYYLGDVRVENDSYVQAALLKILHVNGVVPSKIVVFTTKKATEQNWMQNAYDKTLPGLYEALCNLDFIPSVIINNLIIPDGNNEKELWELFDIIMGEIDERDEIIFDITHSFRFLPMLAFIVLNYGRVVKKAQIKAVYYGAFETLGSTRDVEMMPIEKRNAPILDLTPFIDVFDWTLGVDRYLNTGDVSIIHHLTQTSVKEINSEISAMDVKDKKVMFRNVSQLKILAENMKKFSDVVFTCRGKELDKTALELKKTIDTVLESAVYTYLKPLSPVLNMLNNKFGKFGENNYDNLLNICEWCLDNRMYQQGLTLLEEGIISYLCNKNELNQNEQSHRDIISACSVVFHGKKLKQEYEKDRRIIDSIIQNSKNHALLKLLYSIASVRNDINHAGWRNNPGSPSIFEKQLRDFIDKARSIQHDNSESVYIKPRRMFLIISHSITPEQEKEARTQLGIDEFVMLEPNLLDKWSNIPPDVHLLDDHLEDVFKWIDKNACDGDYALVQGDYGATFMVVDYCMARGIIPVYATTQRKVKEEVSEDSIITTREFKHVMFREYKRRD, via the coding sequence ATGATAAAGTTTTTTTCTTTTTTAGGAACTAACAGATATATCCCATGTAATTACTATCTGGGAGATGTCAGAGTAGAAAATGATAGTTATGTTCAAGCAGCTTTGTTGAAAATACTTCACGTTAACGGTGTTGTACCTTCTAAAATAGTCGTATTTACAACGAAAAAAGCCACTGAACAAAACTGGATGCAAAATGCGTATGATAAAACTCTTCCAGGACTTTACGAGGCGTTGTGTAATCTCGATTTTATACCAAGTGTGATTATTAATAATTTGATAATTCCTGATGGCAATAATGAAAAAGAGCTATGGGAGTTATTTGATATAATAATGGGAGAAATAGATGAAAGAGATGAAATAATATTTGATATAACTCATTCGTTTAGGTTTCTTCCTATGCTAGCTTTTATAGTTTTAAATTATGGACGAGTTGTTAAGAAAGCTCAGATTAAAGCCGTTTATTATGGGGCCTTTGAAACATTAGGTTCAACTAGAGATGTTGAGATGATGCCTATAGAAAAAAGGAACGCACCGATTTTGGATTTGACTCCTTTTATAGATGTTTTTGATTGGACTTTAGGAGTAGACAGATATTTGAATACAGGTGATGTATCGATTATACATCATTTAACTCAAACTAGTGTAAAAGAAATAAATAGCGAAATTTCTGCTATGGATGTTAAAGATAAAAAAGTAATGTTTAGAAATGTAAGTCAATTAAAAATACTGGCTGAAAATATGAAGAAGTTTAGTGATGTTGTATTTACGTGTAGAGGGAAAGAATTAGATAAAACAGCTTTAGAGTTGAAGAAAACTATAGATACCGTGCTTGAAAGTGCCGTTTATACATATCTTAAGCCTTTGTCTCCTGTACTAAACATGTTAAATAATAAATTTGGCAAATTTGGAGAAAATAACTATGATAATTTATTAAATATTTGTGAGTGGTGTTTGGATAATAGAATGTATCAACAAGGTTTAACCTTATTAGAAGAAGGAATTATAAGTTATCTTTGCAATAAAAACGAGTTAAATCAAAATGAACAATCTCATAGAGATATTATAAGTGCATGTAGTGTGGTGTTTCACGGAAAAAAGTTAAAGCAAGAGTATGAAAAGGATAGACGTATTATAGATTCTATAATCCAGAATTCCAAGAACCATGCTTTGTTAAAATTGCTTTATTCAATTGCTTCTGTCAGAAATGATATTAATCATGCAGGGTGGAGAAATAATCCAGGGAGTCCGAGTATTTTTGAGAAACAGCTAAGAGATTTTATAGACAAGGCTCGCTCTATTCAACATGATAATAGTGAATCCGTTTATATTAAGCCTAGACGTATGTTTCTTATAATCTCACATTCCATTACTCCAGAACAGGAGAAAGAAGCAAGGACGCAATTAGGGATTGATGAGTTTGTAATGCTAGAACCAAATCTTTTGGATAAATGGTCAAATATACCGCCTGATGTTCATTTACTGGATGATCATCTAGAAGACGTGTTTAAGTGGATTGATAAAAATGCGTGTGATGGAGATTATGCTCTGGTTCAGGGCGATTATGGAGCTACGTTTATGGTCGTAGATTACTGTATGGCCAGGGGGATAATACCTGTGTATGCTACTACCCAGAGAAAGGTTAAAGAGGAGGTATCAGAAGATAGCATTATTACTACCAGAGAGTTTAAGCATGTTATGTTCAGAGAATATAAAAGACGTGACTAG
- the cas6 gene encoding CRISPR-associated endoribonuclease Cas6 translates to MSVVKLRLEFDLNDNFFFDKEYKQVLSEYYYNIIGNGFFVFSDIIPKKKKNSNDGFWAIEKAAFDFSTVSTEKLLNVAMNAMKTPIQFKYGSLKIKKVRFLKVKLENKAYTLSPIIVFKNGNPLLYEESPEYFSEVLREILIFKYKDLFGGYPHDDRFVFYFKSKPLKEEINGFPVYKGCFEMIGSEDLIGLSYNTGLGSFNELGFGMISSDLYFWKKSTDIELRNNNGNSS, encoded by the coding sequence ATGAGCGTTGTTAAGTTAAGATTGGAATTTGATTTAAATGATAATTTCTTTTTTGATAAGGAATATAAACAAGTTTTATCCGAGTACTATTATAATATTATAGGAAATGGATTTTTTGTTTTTTCAGATATAATACCTAAAAAAAAGAAAAATTCTAACGATGGTTTTTGGGCAATAGAAAAAGCTGCATTTGATTTTTCAACGGTATCTACTGAAAAACTATTAAATGTGGCAATGAATGCCATGAAAACCCCTATACAGTTTAAATATGGTTCGTTGAAGATAAAGAAGGTACGTTTTTTGAAAGTGAAGCTAGAAAATAAAGCTTATACTTTGTCTCCAATTATAGTTTTTAAAAATGGTAATCCATTACTGTATGAAGAGAGTCCTGAATATTTCAGCGAAGTTTTAAGGGAGATTTTAATTTTCAAGTATAAAGATTTATTTGGTGGTTATCCTCATGATGACCGATTTGTTTTTTATTTTAAGAGCAAACCTCTTAAGGAAGAAATAAATGGGTTTCCAGTTTATAAAGGTTGTTTTGAGATGATAGGTTCGGAAGATCTTATTGGCCTATCATATAATACAGGACTTGGCAGTTTTAATGAATTAGGTTTCGGAATGATATCAAGTGATTTGTATTTTTGGAAAAAATCAACTGACATAGAATTGAGAAATAATAACGGAAATAGTAGTTGA
- the csm5 gene encoding type III-A CRISPR-associated RAMP protein Csm5, which yields MRYELEVISPLNIGNGTRIKDFEYFFRNGRVEYIDIYKLIKDISKSSIKVDYLISSFDRVGFRWDEVKERIGLKSWDKYISVVLEASGITNVRGEIVPVIRSAGRPYIPGSSIKGALRCSITRGIWRDVGMYYREQVDYAIREKNNNLKYRLDPQKLDDIAEEKVFGKPHNSPFRYLKISDSDILSNDSLNIYEVKIMNICNDKIKWFSLNKNHDRSQEALSIYIEAFKRGTKTYGSINSGLDKKIYDSFIITEGKIVNYEIIKMLKTLIGEDIKRYIEEEIAFFMKYGPSEIVDFYKDIKIRNDKLKENEIMIQVGFATGYLSKTIGNYLNKGVKDIEKLRLVMPRTKVYTTLFPKTRRIIFRNGKPDCVPGWIKLTFEGW from the coding sequence ATGAGGTACGAATTGGAAGTGATATCGCCGTTAAATATAGGAAACGGCACAAGGATTAAAGATTTCGAGTACTTTTTTAGGAACGGCAGGGTTGAGTATATAGATATTTACAAGCTTATAAAGGATATTAGCAAAAGCAGTATAAAGGTTGATTATCTCATAAGTAGTTTTGATCGAGTGGGTTTTAGGTGGGATGAGGTAAAAGAGAGGATAGGGCTTAAAAGTTGGGATAAATATATTTCTGTAGTTTTGGAGGCTAGTGGAATTACGAATGTAAGAGGAGAAATTGTCCCAGTAATTAGAAGTGCTGGTAGGCCTTATATTCCTGGGTCTTCGATAAAAGGGGCTTTAAGGTGTTCAATTACAAGAGGTATCTGGAGAGATGTGGGTATGTATTATAGAGAACAAGTAGATTATGCTATTAGAGAGAAAAATAATAATCTTAAGTATAGGTTAGATCCTCAAAAATTAGATGATATAGCTGAAGAAAAGGTGTTTGGGAAACCACATAATTCACCGTTCAGATATCTAAAGATTTCTGACAGTGATATTTTGTCTAATGATAGTCTTAATATATATGAAGTTAAAATAATGAATATATGTAATGATAAAATTAAATGGTTTAGTCTAAATAAAAACCATGATAGAAGCCAAGAAGCATTATCGATTTATATAGAGGCTTTTAAGAGGGGAACTAAGACATATGGCAGTATAAATTCGGGTTTAGATAAAAAAATATACGATAGTTTTATCATAACAGAGGGCAAGATTGTAAATTATGAGATAATAAAGATGCTTAAAACACTGATAGGAGAGGATATAAAAAGATATATAGAAGAAGAGATTGCTTTCTTTATGAAATATGGTCCATCTGAAATTGTAGATTTTTATAAAGATATTAAGATACGGAATGATAAGCTAAAAGAGAATGAAATCATGATTCAAGTGGGTTTTGCCACAGGATATTTAAGCAAGACTATTGGTAATTATCTTAATAAGGGTGTAAAAGACATTGAAAAATTGAGATTGGTTATGCCACGTACTAAGGTGTATACTACGCTATTTCCAAAGACAAGGAGAATCATTTTTAGAAATGGGAAGCCAGATTGCGTGCCAGGATGGATTAAACTGACATTTGAAGGATGGTAA